A part of Rhinoderma darwinii isolate aRhiDar2 chromosome 1, aRhiDar2.hap1, whole genome shotgun sequence genomic DNA contains:
- the LOC142655662 gene encoding uncharacterized protein LOC142655662: MNDKGKSGDGRLKKKPYMYTKQLSFLLDVMQVGPTKENLEEEEDSDETQIEEPDVALGTARSTSTPVTAEPTTVDNPVCAADEEIIPRGKRRRSAKGPTRTEPRQEVDLRVLEHLEKRATETEEGTFCRALSNILKRVPISRQIRCQTALMEVVEIFATHPDPRAMHQAIEFHRRGCDASTFNSVPPAPAATAQGIQHPSYVTQCRYSVTIVQFMACQDLLSNSMGTCSRGSQFHDHIMNLHLRNPFTIYNLVI, translated from the exons atgaatgacaaggggaagagcggagacggacgtctgaaaaaaaagccatacatgtacaccaaacaactttcgtttcttcttgatgtaatgcaggttggccc aaccaaggaaaatctggaggaagaagaagactctgatgagactcaaattgaagagcctgacgtagctttggggactgctaggtccacttccactcctgtgacagcggaaccaacaacagtggataatccagtctgtgccgcggacgaagaaattataccccgaggtaaacgtcgacgttctgccaaaggtccaacacgtacagagccaaggcaggaagtcgacttgcgtgtattagagcacttggagaaaagagctactgaaactgaagagggcaccttctgtcgcgctctctctaatattcttaaaagagtgccaatttccagacagataaggtgccaaacagcactaatggaagtcgtggaaatatttgcgacacatcctgacccacgtgcaatgcatcaggccatcgagtttcatagacgggggtgtgatgcaagcaccttcaactctgtccctccagcacctgcagcaaccgcgcaaggcatccagcatccgtcatatgtgactcaatgccgctattcagtgacgatcgttcagtttatggcatgccaggaccttctcagcaacagtatgggcacatgcagcagggggagtcagttccacgaccacatcatgaacctgcaccttcgcaatccttttacaatttataatttagttatataa